GCTGATGGTCAAGTCCTACGTACCGGTATGGGTGGCATCGAAAATTCTAACTCATGGCAAGTATTTAAATGGGGGTTTGGACCAACACTAGATGGGATTTTCACTCAATCAAATTATGGAATTTGTACCAAGATGGGATTTTGGTTGATGCCAGAACCACCGGCATTTAAACCCTTTTGTATCTCCTTTCCAAATGACTCGGATATTGTCGAAATTGTTGATACGCTAAGACCGCTACGAATCGCCAATATCATTCCAAATGCCTTTACGATTGCCAACACCAGTTATGAAGCGGCTTCAGTCGCCAATAGAAGCGACTACCACCAAGGCCCCGGATACATCACGGCAAAAGAGTTGAAAAAACTTCAAAAAGATAAAAACATGGGCGCATGGAATGTGTATGCCGCACTGTATGGTGACCCTGCTTCTATTGAACACAATTGGAAAATCGTTCAATCTGTATTTGCTAATAATAAAAAAGCGAAATTCTATACCGAAGAAGAACTAGGAGAAGATCCCATCTTCAAATATCGCGCCAAACTTATGAGAGGAGACCCGACACTCCAAGAGTTTAGTCTTTACAATTGGAAAGGCGGTGGCGGTAGTATGTGGTTTGCACCGGTTGCTCCGGCTGAGGGAAAACACACACTCATACAACAAGAATTAGCGACCAAGATTATGCACAAATATGGTTTTGATTATGTCGGTGAATTTATAGTCGGGTGGAGAGACATGCACCACATCGTCGATTTGCTTTATAATAGAAATGACCCTGAAGAGATGCAGCGAGCCAAAGAGTGTTATATTGAACTCGTGCAAGAGTTTGCAAAGCTTGGTTATGGAGTTTACCGTACGCACAGTGGTGCCATGACAGAAGTAGGAAACACGTATGGACCGGTCATCAAAGATGTCTTTCATAAACTCAAAAAAGCGCTTGACCCTAACAATATCTTAGCTCCTGGTAAATCGGGTATTGATTTATCAGAGTATGAGGGTTAGGAGCAGAAACACTATCTGGCACAGAAGCACTCGCGTATCCCTCTTCTGTGCCTCTTTTTTGCTTCCTTTACATCAGGCTCCATTTCTCTCATCAGAAGCTCTTAAAAACACTCCTTTATCCTCTAAAAACACTATCATGATATACAAAATCAGCAAGAGAAGAACTTTAATAAAAAATTAAGAAAAAGCACTCATTTTGCTCAAAAAAGCTCTCATAAGGGGGATAAATTGACGAAAAAAAGAAAGACTTTAATCACCAATTAGCATCATTTTATCGTCTATTTTTACATCATGATAATATTTGTTGATGACTCAGAAATATTTTTCTTTTGAAGAAATAAAATGCCTATATTATCGAGGTTTCATGAGACAATATGGCACATATTTTGCAAATATCATAAATCACAAAATCTCTACATTGGTGTAAAAATTATCCTCTTTTATTATTATTAATGTCACCAATCTAAGCATTTATTTTTTATTTATCAAAAATAAAATTTTCCTTAGCATATAAAGGGAAAATATAAGTTAAAGTTTATTTTATTTTTAAATATTTTTTTATAACAACCCTCCAACCTAATCTCTTTTAGGCACTTTCAGGCCATATTTTGGTCAACAAAAAATTACCAAGTCATAAATTTCACTTATTTATATTATCGATATAGTCCTATTATAAAAAGAAAAAAAGAAAAAATTTTGCTACTTTTCGTAACGTTTTAAAGAATAAATAAAAATACTTAACACTATAAAATAGTAGTGAAAATATCCTATTTCTGAGGGATACTCCTAAAAACAAGCAATTTGAGTGACGAATAATATAAACTATTTCAAAAAAAAATATTTCACACTATAATGTTTGCTTAAGTTAAATAATGACAAAATTGTGTTGATTTCAATGCTACTTTAACTTTTTTAGTAGTATTGGATATTTTAAAGGAGTTAGAATTGAAGGAAATCAAACAAAACAAAAATTCTTCTTCCTCTACGACAGAATTAGTACAAGAAGTTGCTAGAGATTTAGAAGAGATTCCTAAAGAGAGCAGAAGAAACTTTTTAAAAAGAGGGTTTTTCTTTTCTGTGACAGCAGCAGCTGCTTTAGGTGGTGTAGGCGCTTCAAAATTGTATGCGCAAGATCACGTAGATCCTAAAAATCTACCACCAAACAACCCTCAATGGGGTCTTAAATGGGGTAGAGATGTAAATGCAAACCCTTACGGCGTTCCATCAAAATATGAGAAAAATGTCGTCAGAAGAATGGTGCCATGGCTTACAGCCGATAAAAAAGCATCAGTCAGCTTTACTCCTTGGCAGGATTTAAAAGGTATCATCGTACCAAATGGTCTACATTTTACACGATGTCATGGTGGTGTTGTCGATATCAATCCATTGGAATGGAGACTTTTGATTCACGGTCTTGTAGATAGAGAAGTTGTTCTTACTCTAGAAGACATCAAAAGATATCCAAGTATTAGTGTGATTCATTCATTTGAATGTGCCGCTAACAATGGTATGGAATGGAGAGGACCAGGAATCAACTCACTTCAAGCAACACACGGAATGCTCGCTTGTTCTGAATGGACCGGGGTTCCTTTGAAAGTCATACTTGATGATATTGGATTGAAACCTGAAGCAAAATGGATGTTCCCTGAGGGATCAGATCCTGCTGGTGTTGGTAGAAGTATTCCAATAGAAAAAGTACTCGATGATGCGATGCTTGTTTACGCCATGAACGGTGAAGCACTCAGACCAGAACAAGGCTATCCCGTCAGATTATTCCTCCCAGGTTGGGAAGGGGTACTTCAAATCAAATGGCTCAAACGATTGAAATTTGATACAAAATCTTGGATGGTTCGAGAAGAGAGTACTAAATACACTATGCTCGAAGCTGATGGTCATGCATTGATGTATAACTGGTCTATGGAAGCCAATTCAGTCATCACATACCCTTGCCCTGAACGTGACTTGAAAGGCGTCAAAAAAGGTATGATTATGGTTCAAGGTATTGCATGGTCAGGAAAAGGAACCATCACACATGTTGACATTTCTACTGATGGTGGTATTAACTGGAAACCAGCAAGATTCACCTCTCTTGTCTTACCGAAAGCGGTCACGAGATTTGAAGCAGAAGTAGAATGGGACGGAAAACCGATGATGCTACAAAGTAGAACAACCGATGATACGGGATATACCCAACCAACTGCGGGACAATTAATCGCAGCACGAGGGAAAGAGGCTGTATATCATAGAAATGCTATCCAAACCTGGGAAGTAAAAAGTAACGGGGAGGTAAACGATGTACAAATCTACTCTTAAAATGATCTTATTGGCAAGTTCTGCATTATTAGTGACATCATCTGTATATGCAGCAAAATTAAGTTATACGCCAGCTGATCCAAATCACTATCCATATCCTGATATTACGACAAATAAAAAAGGTCAAAAAATCGGTATTGATGGTGCGATTATCTTGAATCCCGTTATTAATGTAAAAGAAGTTTACAAATCACAATTTAGCGGCAAAAATTTTGCGCTGGGCAAAAAAGCTTCAGCAGCGACACTAAAAGCTTGGAATACTGATGTTCGACCAGATGGAAAAGGACTCCCTGATGGGTCTATGACTGTGGCTGAGGGTGCGCAAGTATTTCAAAACAAATGTGCCTCATGTCATGGTGACTTTGGTGAAGGTGTTGATAGATTCCCTGTCTTAGCAGGTGGAATCGGTACCTTAACACTCCATCCAAAAACCGGTGGTGATCCAGGTCCATTGAAAACAATCGGTAGCTACTTGCCATATATTGCACCAATTTATTGGTATATCCAAACAGCGATGCCACTATCAGCTCCTAAATCATTGACTAATAGTGAAGTATATGGAATCATTGGATATATTTTACAACTTAATGAAATCCAAGTAAACGGTAAAGATATTGAAGACGACACTGTCATTGATAGAAAGTTCATCAAAGCAGTACATTTACCTAATGAAAAAGGATTTGAATACAATAATCTTAGAAAGCCAGATACTCACAATACACGTTGTATGAAAGATTGTATCAAACCATCTATGATGACAGTAATGCACATCAAAACCGATGCGACACAAGTCGATCCAGGCTTTGGTGATGGAAGATACTATTTCCCTCCAAAAGTCAAAAAAACAGCGGCACAAATCGGGAAAAGTGTTTATGAAAATACTTGTGCGGGTTGCCATGGTTCAGGTATTGCCGGTGCCCCAATCTTTGGAGACAAAGCGGCTTGGGCAAAAATTTCAAAGCAAGGCGTAAAAACCATATTTGCCAATGCAATTAATGGATTGAATGCCATGCCACCAAAAGGAGGAGATGCATCGCTTAGTGATGACAGCGTAAAAGATGCGGTCAGATATATGCTAGAAAAAAGTAAATAAATTCAAAAAGGGAGACAACATGGATTTGATTAAGAAAATCGCAGCAGTTGCAATCGTTTCATCTCTATTTTCAACTGCAGTATTTGCAGCGGATCAGAGTGCAATGATAAAAGAAGGGCGAAAAGTTTTTGTAACAAAAAAATTAGGAAATTGTCTGGCTTGCCATTCCGTTCAAGGTGATAATAATATCCCTCAAACCGGAAACTTAGGACCAAAATTGGCAAACTTGGATAAATATCCAAAAGAATATTTGTTTGAGAAAATTTGGGATCCGAACAAAACAAACCCAGTAACAATTATGCCTCCAATGGGCAGAAATCACAAAATATCAAAAGAGCAAGTTAATGCTCTCGTAGCCTATTTACAAGCTACAACTAAAACAAAATAAGGAGAAAATATGGAAAGAAGAAAATTTATAGGTCTTGGGATCTCAGCTGTAGCAGTGGCTGCAATACAAACCGTCTCTAAGGCAGATTTACTAAAAACAAATCCAAAAGCATTTGATGATACAACAACAGAGAGTGCCTTAAAAGATTTATATGGAACATCAACAACAACACAAAATGACAAAGTGAACCTAAAAGTTCCTGATATTGCTGAAAACGGCGCTGCTGTTCCTGTTACTGTCTCTACTACGATTCCAAATGTGAAAACAATGTCAGTAATCATTGATGGAAATCCTAGACCTTTAGCCGTCGCTTGGGAAATTCCAGAGGGCACACTTCCTGAATTCTCAACAAGAATCAAAATGAGAAAAACAGGTAAAGTGATCTTGGTGGTTGAAGATGCAAACGGTAAACTATTTTCTATGACAAAACAAGTCAAAGTTACTGTGGGTGGTTGTGGCGGTTGATGCCATTTTATTGCACACACAAAAAACATTAAAATAAATAAAAGGAAAACAATATGGGAATAAAAGCAATAGCAAAAGCAAAAAATGATATAGCAACAGTAAAATTACTTGTAAAACATCCAATGAGTCCAGGATCAATTGCCGGAGGTAAAAAGCCACCGAAATTCATCACACACCTTACAGCAAAAGCGGGTTCAAGATTGGTCTATGATATGTATCCAACATCAGCAGTTTCAAAAAATCCATACATCAAATTTGCTTACAAAGGAGCAAAAAAAGGTGATGTGATTACTGTTCAATGGGTTGATAACACAGGAGCATCAGAAAAAGCAGATATTAAACTAAAATAGCTACACCAAGTTATGAATTACAAGGAGACAACATGTTAGATAAATTGATAAAGACATCTATAGCAGTCGTTACATTGGGTAGCCTCTTGTATGCGGGTACGTTTAACACTCAAGCAGAAAAAGATAGACTTGCGATGCAAAAATTCTTTTTAAAAAAGTTTGAAAATCCGTTGAAAAACAAAGCTGAATACTTTC
This genomic window from Sulfurospirillum sp. 1612 contains:
- a CDS encoding FAD-binding oxidoreductase, translating into MSKYLSLPKGVTEETFTKAIEAFKKILGDENVFISSEELTPYTKVLVPIKKKNHMPSAVLVPHSVEEIQAILKVCNQYLIPIWTFSTGKNFGYGSAMPAKAGTALMDLRRMNKIIEVNKELGYALVEPGVTYQMLHDYIKEHKLGLWLSCPAPSAIVGPVGNTMDRGVGYTPYGEHFMFQCGMEIVLADGQVLRTGMGGIENSNSWQVFKWGFGPTLDGIFTQSNYGICTKMGFWLMPEPPAFKPFCISFPNDSDIVEIVDTLRPLRIANIIPNAFTIANTSYEAASVANRSDYHQGPGYITAKELKKLQKDKNMGAWNVYAALYGDPASIEHNWKIVQSVFANNKKAKFYTEEELGEDPIFKYRAKLMRGDPTLQEFSLYNWKGGGGSMWFAPVAPAEGKHTLIQQELATKIMHKYGFDYVGEFIVGWRDMHHIVDLLYNRNDPEEMQRAKECYIELVQEFAKLGYGVYRTHSGAMTEVGNTYGPVIKDVFHKLKKALDPNNILAPGKSGIDLSEYEG
- the soxC gene encoding sulfite dehydrogenase, which gives rise to MKEIKQNKNSSSSTTELVQEVARDLEEIPKESRRNFLKRGFFFSVTAAAALGGVGASKLYAQDHVDPKNLPPNNPQWGLKWGRDVNANPYGVPSKYEKNVVRRMVPWLTADKKASVSFTPWQDLKGIIVPNGLHFTRCHGGVVDINPLEWRLLIHGLVDREVVLTLEDIKRYPSISVIHSFECAANNGMEWRGPGINSLQATHGMLACSEWTGVPLKVILDDIGLKPEAKWMFPEGSDPAGVGRSIPIEKVLDDAMLVYAMNGEALRPEQGYPVRLFLPGWEGVLQIKWLKRLKFDTKSWMVREESTKYTMLEADGHALMYNWSMEANSVITYPCPERDLKGVKKGMIMVQGIAWSGKGTITHVDISTDGGINWKPARFTSLVLPKAVTRFEAEVEWDGKPMMLQSRTTDDTGYTQPTAGQLIAARGKEAVYHRNAIQTWEVKSNGEVNDVQIYS
- a CDS encoding c-type cytochrome; the protein is MYKSTLKMILLASSALLVTSSVYAAKLSYTPADPNHYPYPDITTNKKGQKIGIDGAIILNPVINVKEVYKSQFSGKNFALGKKASAATLKAWNTDVRPDGKGLPDGSMTVAEGAQVFQNKCASCHGDFGEGVDRFPVLAGGIGTLTLHPKTGGDPGPLKTIGSYLPYIAPIYWYIQTAMPLSAPKSLTNSEVYGIIGYILQLNEIQVNGKDIEDDTVIDRKFIKAVHLPNEKGFEYNNLRKPDTHNTRCMKDCIKPSMMTVMHIKTDATQVDPGFGDGRYYFPPKVKKTAAQIGKSVYENTCAGCHGSGIAGAPIFGDKAAWAKISKQGVKTIFANAINGLNAMPPKGGDASLSDDSVKDAVRYMLEKSK
- the soxX gene encoding sulfur oxidation c-type cytochrome SoxX; the protein is MDLIKKIAAVAIVSSLFSTAVFAADQSAMIKEGRKVFVTKKLGNCLACHSVQGDNNIPQTGNLGPKLANLDKYPKEYLFEKIWDPNKTNPVTIMPPMGRNHKISKEQVNALVAYLQATTKTK
- the soxY gene encoding thiosulfate oxidation carrier protein SoxY translates to MERRKFIGLGISAVAVAAIQTVSKADLLKTNPKAFDDTTTESALKDLYGTSTTTQNDKVNLKVPDIAENGAAVPVTVSTTIPNVKTMSVIIDGNPRPLAVAWEIPEGTLPEFSTRIKMRKTGKVILVVEDANGKLFSMTKQVKVTVGGCGG
- the soxZ gene encoding thiosulfate oxidation carrier complex protein SoxZ, which produces MGIKAIAKAKNDIATVKLLVKHPMSPGSIAGGKKPPKFITHLTAKAGSRLVYDMYPTSAVSKNPYIKFAYKGAKKGDVITVQWVDNTGASEKADIKLK